The DNA sequence ACTGGAACATACAGGGTGAGTACCTCAGTGATGTTTATCCCGAAAATGAAGAAAGTTTTTCCATCCCTGCCCAACGTATACACGACCTCACTTGGGACGAACTACAAGATGCTCCTATGCTTCACGAAGTATTGGAAGACTTTGAGGATTGGATATTGGAAAAAATGGGTATTCAAGGGCGCAGTTCCCAGGACCGTAAGCGCCTGCGCAGCATTGTGATAGGCGGGCAAAGTGTGATGTATGATGTCAATTTCTTGCGCCACGCCTATAAAAAGGAAAAGCGCTCTTGGGAGTTTGCTTACAAACAACTGGACTTGCACAACCTCTCTTTCTTCTTGTTTGAAATCCTCAAAAACAATGGCATCGACACGCCACGCTCGCTCAGCCTGGGGGCTGTGGCAAAATTTTTTGGCTTTGAGCGTGAAGGCGAAACACACAATGCCCTAGAAGATGCCATCTTGACGGCCAAATGCCTCCAAAAAGTATTTGCCTATACCCAAACGCTAAAAATATAAGGGAAGACTCAAGAAAAATCTGGCCACAGAATGCCCCTACGGCGCTTTTTTAGCGCCATAGTTGTGTGCCCTAGGTAGAAAAAGGGTATTTGTTCAAAAAAGCCACTACAGTCGCACACCCTAGGCAGCTTTCCCCAAAATGTCCAGTGGTGTACCTCTGTGGTAATTGTGCTTTTGTCAAAAAACATTAAATTTGTCGTCTGAACAGGTCTCAACAAGAGGTCTGTCTTGAATCTATTTGGTTGAATCAAACAATTTATGGACACACGATTGCCTATTTTTGAGCGCCCCAATGTGCGCAAAGCTCTCGAAGACAGTTCTTTGGTAGGGCAGACCCTGACCCTTCGCGGCTGGGTACGTACAAAACGAGAAAACAAGAATGTTGTCTTTATCAATCTCAATGACGGCTCTACGCTCAAGAATATTCAAATCGTGGCCGACCCTACACAGCACGACGACGAGCTGTTCCGTAAAATTACGGTAGGGGCTAGCTTGGCTATCGAAGGTAAGCTTGTGCCTTCGCAAGGCTCCGGCCAAGCAGTAGAAATGGAAGCTGCCAAGATTGTACTTTTGGGCGAATCGCCCCAAGACTACGCCATACAGCCCAAGAAACACAGCCTAGAGTTTTTGCGCGAAAAGGCACATATGCGCTTCCGTACCAATACCTTCGGGGCAGTATTCCGCATCCGTCATGCCTTGGCCTTTGCCGTTCATCAGTACTTCCACCAACATGGGTTTTTCTACCTCCATACCCCCATCATCACTGGTTCGGATGCCGAAGGCGCAGGCGAGATGTTTAAGGTAACTACCCTACCTTTTGATAACCCACCCCGTGATGAAGAAGGACGCATCGATTTCCGTGAAGACTTCTTTGGCAAGCCCACCAATCTGACTGTTTCGGGGCAGCTCGAAGGAGAGCTTGGGGCTATGGGGCTGGGCTTGATTTATACCTTCGGGCCTACGTTCAGAGCCGAAAACTCCAACACAACCCGCCACTTGGCAGAGTTTTGGATGATAGAGCCTGAGATGGCTTTCTACGACTTACAAGACAATATGGAGCTGGCCGAGGACTTTATCCGCTCCTTGGTCAAGGGGGTATTGCGACACTGTACTGAAGACTTGGCCTTCCTCGATGCGCGTGCCGCAGAAGAAAACAACCAAAAACCCCAAGCCGAACGCAGCACCATGGGCTTGTTGGAGCGCCTGCAATTTGTAGCCGAAAACGCCTTTGCCCGCGTAACCTACACAGAGGCCATTGAGATACTGCTCAACTCTACGCCCCACAAAAAGAAGAAGTTTCAGTATCCTATACAGTGGGGGATTGACTTACAGTCGGAACACGAACGCTATCTGGTCGAAAAACACTTCCAAAAGCCGGTCATCGTATCTGACTACCCCAAGGACATCAAGGCCTTTTATATGCGCCAAAACGACGACGGCAAAACCGTCGCCGCAATGGACGTACTCTTCCCGGGTATTGGCGAAATCATCGGTGGCTCACAGCGCGAAGAACGCTACGACAAGCTCCGCGAGCGGATGCAGGCCATGCATATCCCCGAAGAAGAACTATGGTGGTACTTGGAAACACGCAAATACGGAACCGTACCCCACAGTGGCTTTGGGCTGGGCTTCGAGCGTTTGGTGCAGTTCGTAACCGGAATGGGCAACATCCGTGATGTGATTCCCTTCCCACGATACCCCAACGGAGCCGAGTTTTAAACAAAAACAGTCCTTTGTTTGATTCAAACAAGGTTTTATTTATACCTTTGCCATAGGTTACCCCATTGGACAATAACTCTTAAAACTATGAAAAAAACAGCACAAACCGCGCTTATGTTTGTAGCCGCTTTGTTTTTAAGCTTGAGCATCCAAGCACAAGAAGGCAATTTGTTGGCTATGAAAGACAAATCTGACAAGGACATCCTTAACGCTAAAAAGAACATCAAAGCCGCGACTTGGAAACGCCGTGGAGACATTCACCGCGACATTGCCAATGATCAAACCGGTATCTTCTTCAACGAAGTACCCGACGCGGTTTTTATTGCTTATGAAGCTTACAAAAAATCGAACGAGCTAGGCTCCAAGTCAGCTACTGCTGACCTTGCCGGCCTATACTATCCTGCGCTTCGCGCAGGGGCTATCTCTTATCAAGAAGACGAGTTTGAGCCCGCTTATCAAGCTTTCCGCTTGGCTTCTGAAGTAGCTCCCGACAGCCTCACTCCTGTAGTATATGCGGCTGATGTGGCTTATCGCCTCGATAAAACAGCCGAATACGAGCAGTTGATGCGAAAATCACTGGGCTATGCCCCCGCTGATTTCCAAGCTTTGGGAACCGAAAAGGCCAACTACTACATCAACTTGGCTATGTTCTATTTCCAAGATAAAGAAGACAACGAGTCTGCCGGAAAAACTTTGGAAGAAGGCTTAGCCGAATTCCCTAGCAACAAGGATATACGCAACCTCACTGTAGAGTACTATATCCGTACAAACAAGCTAGAGCAAGCCATTAGCGACTTGGAAAAATCAGTGGCTGACAGCCCCAATGATGCTGACTTGGTATACAACCTAGGCATCATCTACGAAAAATCAGGCAATACTGACAAAGCCAAAGAATGTTACCGCAAAGCCATCAGCATAGACAGCAAGCACGTAAACGCTCGCTACAACTTGGCAGCACTTCCTTATAACCAAGCTGCGGCTATTCTGAAAGAAGTACGCAATATGGATGATAAAGAATATGCCAAGAATGGTAAAGCAAAGGAAAAGGAAGTAGAAGACAAATTCCGTGAGTCATTGACCTTGTTTGAAGCCCTCCGTGCCGAAAACGTACAAGATGCTAATGTTCGCCAAGGTGTACTCATTGCCTTGCAAGGTATCTACAGCAGACTCAAAATGAACGATAAGTTCGAAGAAGTAACCGCCGAGCTAGACGCAATGAACTAAGCCGCGCTTGCGCTCTTCAGATCATCTGTTGACTAACGGCCCTTGCCCAACGGCGAGGGCTGTTGTTGTTTTGGTATTTGACACAAAACACCCACACACCCAGTCCGATTTGTTATGCCTGTTTCGTTTTACCCCGGCCCTTCAGAAGTATATCCCCGTATCCCCGAGTACGTGCAAGAGGCTTACCAAGAAGGCCTGCTAAGCAGCAACCACCGCAGTGAAGCCTTTATGCGCCTCTGGGCTCAGACCAAGCAGCTACTCCAACAGCAACTCGAAGTGCCCGAAGCATATGAGGTGATTTGTGTGTCTTCGGCCACAGAATGTTGGCAGAGCTTGGCCTTGTCGTTGGCTTTCTCCGAAAGCCTACACCTCTACAGCGGGGATTTTGGAAAAAAATGGGCTCAGTATACCCAAGCTCTCCGCCCCGAGGCCGTCGTGAGGCACTTGGCCTTTGGCCTCGACGAAGACCCCTCGCCCCTGCTCGAAGCCCAACTACAAACCCGACCGCCTGATTTGCTCTGCCTGACTTATGTCGAAACCTCCAACGCCACCCAACTGCCGGAGCAGCTCTGGTCAGTACTGCGCCGGAACGCCCCCCACACGCTAGTGGCTGTAGACGCAACCTCGGCAATGGGTGGGGTACGCCTACCCTGGCACCTAGGAGATATCTGGTATGCCTCTGTACAAAAATGCTTGGGACTGCCTGCCGGTATGGGGCTGCTCATTGTGTCGCCTAGGGCCATCCAGAATGCCTACCAACAAGGCGAAACGCGCTACTACCACTCGCTCATTGCACAGGTAGAAAACACCCGCAAACAACAAACTACCCATACGCCCAATGTCTTGGGTATCTACCTACTCGCCCGCACACTGGCCGACAACCCGCCCATTGGCACTACCCACCAACGCCTCCAACAACAGGCCCAGGCTTATACCGCTTGTCTGGAAACACACCCTCAGCTATCCTTACTGGTTAGTAATGTAGCTGTGCGTGCCCCTACTGTGTTGGCCATCAAAGCCGCCCCCGAAGTCCTGACACAACTATATCAAAAGGCCGCCACAGCCGGAATGACCTTGGGCAATGGCTATGGCGCTTGGAAACACCATACCCTGCGGGTGGCCAACTTCCCGGCCATCGCCACAGAAGCCCACCAAGGCCTGATAGATTTGCTAAATCAATATAGATTTTAGGGAATAAAACTTAACACATTGATATTACTGGCTTAGCGTACAATTGAAAGCAAGATTGTTTTTTTGCACTTACGATGCTAAGCCTTTTATCATACTTTTATTACAAGTCGAACTCGATTCCTATGGGTCAAAGACGAATTCTGTCTCTATTGGAGACACTACACCAGCCCAACAGGCTGGATGTAAACGCGATGTTGTCGCAATACTATGCTTTCAGCGCCGAACAACTAGAGCGTTACCTCGAAGAGCTGGACTGGATAAGCCTGAGCCTAAACGAAGTCCTGCCCTGGAGTGAGACACTGTTGCGCCGGTTTGAGCCTTACTGGGAGTGGGACTTGCTCAGCGAAAACCCCACCCTGCCTTGGAGCGAAGCCCTTATCGAAAAATACAAAGGCCGCTGGGAGTGGCAAGAGTTTGGCCTCAACGAAAACCCCGCCCTGCCTTGGAGCATCGACCTTTTAGAACGCTATGCCAAGAAATGGAATTGGGAGCACCTGAGCGAAAACCCACACCTCAACTGGACTCCCGAGATGCTCATGCGCTTCGAAAAACAATGGCGCTGGGAAGAGCTCAGCAGCAACCCCGGCCTGCCTTGGGACGAAGAACTCTTGCAGCTCTTTGAACACCGCTGGAACTGGGACAGGCTTTGCGAAAACCAAGGTATCCTCTGGACTTATGAGCGCCTACAACGCTACCAAGAGCGCCTCGACTGGGCACAGCTCTGCTACAACGAAAGTCTGCCCTGGGGGGCTGAATTTATCCAAAAACACGCTCAACATATTGACTGGCATTCGCTTAGTGCCAATGAAGGCTTCCCTTGGAGTATGGACTTGATCGAAAAATATGCCGACCAGCTTGACTGGGGCGAAGACGGCCTCAGCGACAACAGCCGCCTGCCTTGGTCGAAGACCTTGCTCCAAAAATACCAACATCGCCTCAGCTGGGAAATGCTCAGCTGTAATCCCGCCCTGCCCTGGGATATAGAGCTCATCGCCCAATACCAAGACCGCTGGGACTGGGAGCAGCTCAGCGCCAACCCCGCCCTGCCTTGGGACGAAGCCCTACTGTTGCGCTTCGAAACTCACTGGAACTGGGACTTGATCTCAATCAATAAAGGGGTGTACGAAAAGATGTTTGCCCCACAGCTAGACTTAGTCGTGATTGAGCAGTGGTTGGATAGCTAAGCGCTTGTTGACAATTCACACCACTGGACATTTTTCAAATCCCACAGCCACAACTGTGGGCGCTAAGTCTCGTTGTATTCCCAAAATGAAGCCGCAGCTTGTCTCGGAGCTGGAGCTCCGAGACACTTTGTTAAAAAATGTCCCCTATCATTCCGCCTCTCCGGCAAAGCAAAACTCTTGGTGCCGCTCCGACCGCTGTGGGTAGCTCGTCTCGCCTATCAAGCGGCCTTCGTACACCAGGTCGGAGTGGTGTTCTATAGTCAGTCCCTGCGCAAACAACCATAGTTTACGCCGACAGACAAGGGCACAGGCCGTGGGGTGAAATATTGGTCGTCGGTGATGGCTTTGCGGCTGAAGTTGGGTATAAATAAGCTGCCTTTTCGGCCATACATTTTGTTATAAGCCTGTGTATATCCATTAAAAAAGTGAGAGAATTGTTTGCTGATAGCGTTCGAAAACCCTCCAAGGGTTGGTTATTTTAACTGCAAAAACTCCAATACAACATCTTCGCTTCTTATTTTGATCATCAGGTGAAAGTAGTTAGACATCAAACAGTATACATAAGTATCGGCAATGGGATAGATGTAATCGACATACTTGCGGAGAAAGTATAGACTGCTTCGGGAAGAAGAGGAGGGGGTGCTTTCTTCATACGCTTTTGGTTTTTTACACCTGACGGTTTTTTCACATCCTCAGCCATTTATATTTATTTTTCAAAAATTTTTTGTATTTCAAGACTCATATAGCTATATTTATAGCAGTACTGCTACTTTTACCTATAGTCTATGATACAAAGAGATAACCGTGAACAATGGCGAATAAAGCGCGTTTTTGAGTTGATTCAGATGTTGGTTGAAAAACCTCCTAAGACGGTTAAACAACTGGCGGCCAACCTTAGTGCCACTTATCGCACTATCTACCGAGATTTAATACTGCTCGAAGAATTGGGCTACCCAATAGAAAAAGATTTCTATGATCGATATTTTATTGTAGATGACCTTGATGGCACAGTCAAAAGTAGTTTTAGCCCACAAGAAGCATTGCTTTTGCAAGAGCTTATCAAAAGCGCTGTAGAAGCTCAGCACCCGCTCAAAGAGCCTATCCTCAAAAAACTATATCACCATTCTATATTTCGGCCTATGGCCAATACCTTGTTGCGTAGCCAACAAATTGTACGGAACATCAACACCCTCATTGATGCTATCACCCATCATCGACAGGTGCTCCTGAAAAACTACCACTCTGTAAAAAGCCAACACATTAGCAACAAGCTAGTAGAGCCTCTAGCCTTTACCCCAAACTATCAACGCCTATCAGCATACGACCCTGAAGCCGGTATCGTAAAAGTATTCAAACCATCACGCCTACAACAAGTAACATTACTAGATACTGCTCGAAGCTATACCGGAGAGGCTCTGCCGCCAGATGTTTTTGGAATGGTAGGCAACCCTTTTGAGGTAGTACTGGCTCTTTCTGATCGCGCCTACCGTCTTATGATAGAAGAATACCCCGAAACCCAAATTTATATAGCCCATCACCCTGAAGGATACCTGGCGAAAATCCCAGTCCAAGACGAACGTGGCATAGGTAGATTTGTATTGGGGCTATTGGGCGAAA is a window from the Eisenibacter elegans DSM 3317 genome containing:
- a CDS encoding 3'-5' exonuclease is translated as MIKYLVFDLEMTGPEPGWNEIIQLGAVLCDENWNIQGEYLSDVYPENEESFSIPAQRIHDLTWDELQDAPMLHEVLEDFEDWILEKMGIQGRSSQDRKRLRSIVIGGQSVMYDVNFLRHAYKKEKRSWEFAYKQLDLHNLSFFLFEILKNNGIDTPRSLSLGAVAKFFGFEREGETHNALEDAILTAKCLQKVFAYTQTLKI
- the asnS gene encoding asparagine--tRNA ligase translates to MDTRLPIFERPNVRKALEDSSLVGQTLTLRGWVRTKRENKNVVFINLNDGSTLKNIQIVADPTQHDDELFRKITVGASLAIEGKLVPSQGSGQAVEMEAAKIVLLGESPQDYAIQPKKHSLEFLREKAHMRFRTNTFGAVFRIRHALAFAVHQYFHQHGFFYLHTPIITGSDAEGAGEMFKVTTLPFDNPPRDEEGRIDFREDFFGKPTNLTVSGQLEGELGAMGLGLIYTFGPTFRAENSNTTRHLAEFWMIEPEMAFYDLQDNMELAEDFIRSLVKGVLRHCTEDLAFLDARAAEENNQKPQAERSTMGLLERLQFVAENAFARVTYTEAIEILLNSTPHKKKKFQYPIQWGIDLQSEHERYLVEKHFQKPVIVSDYPKDIKAFYMRQNDDGKTVAAMDVLFPGIGEIIGGSQREERYDKLRERMQAMHIPEEELWWYLETRKYGTVPHSGFGLGFERLVQFVTGMGNIRDVIPFPRYPNGAEF
- a CDS encoding tetratricopeptide repeat protein is translated as MKKTAQTALMFVAALFLSLSIQAQEGNLLAMKDKSDKDILNAKKNIKAATWKRRGDIHRDIANDQTGIFFNEVPDAVFIAYEAYKKSNELGSKSATADLAGLYYPALRAGAISYQEDEFEPAYQAFRLASEVAPDSLTPVVYAADVAYRLDKTAEYEQLMRKSLGYAPADFQALGTEKANYYINLAMFYFQDKEDNESAGKTLEEGLAEFPSNKDIRNLTVEYYIRTNKLEQAISDLEKSVADSPNDADLVYNLGIIYEKSGNTDKAKECYRKAISIDSKHVNARYNLAALPYNQAAAILKEVRNMDDKEYAKNGKAKEKEVEDKFRESLTLFEALRAENVQDANVRQGVLIALQGIYSRLKMNDKFEEVTAELDAMN
- a CDS encoding aminotransferase class V-fold PLP-dependent enzyme → MPVSFYPGPSEVYPRIPEYVQEAYQEGLLSSNHRSEAFMRLWAQTKQLLQQQLEVPEAYEVICVSSATECWQSLALSLAFSESLHLYSGDFGKKWAQYTQALRPEAVVRHLAFGLDEDPSPLLEAQLQTRPPDLLCLTYVETSNATQLPEQLWSVLRRNAPHTLVAVDATSAMGGVRLPWHLGDIWYASVQKCLGLPAGMGLLIVSPRAIQNAYQQGETRYYHSLIAQVENTRKQQTTHTPNVLGIYLLARTLADNPPIGTTHQRLQQQAQAYTACLETHPQLSLLVSNVAVRAPTVLAIKAAPEVLTQLYQKAATAGMTLGNGYGAWKHHTLRVANFPAIATEAHQGLIDLLNQYRF
- a CDS encoding CRISPR-associated protein Cas4, encoding MFAQGLTIEHHSDLVYEGRLIGETSYPQRSERHQEFCFAGEAE
- a CDS encoding helix-turn-helix transcriptional regulator, with the protein product MIQRDNREQWRIKRVFELIQMLVEKPPKTVKQLAANLSATYRTIYRDLILLEELGYPIEKDFYDRYFIVDDLDGTVKSSFSPQEALLLQELIKSAVEAQHPLKEPILKKLYHHSIFRPMANTLLRSQQIVRNINTLIDAITHHRQVLLKNYHSVKSQHISNKLVEPLAFTPNYQRLSAYDPEAGIVKVFKPSRLQQVTLLDTARSYTGEALPPDVFGMVGNPFEVVLALSDRAYRLMIEEYPETQIYIAHHPEGYLAKIPVQDERGIGRFVLGLLGEIKIIAPPHFKAYLQQRLKNTDL